The DNA sequence CTGCATCATCCTGATCACATCGGCATCCTGCCGTCTCCAATTCCTGAGACATCCTGTCTTATTCTTCCCTGGGTGGTCGACTCATTCAACCACGCTCCCACATCCTATGGGCTCCAACGCGTCCTGCCATTATCCTTTTATGCTTACTCTTACCTGTTCCCTGGTAAGCAACTCCTTGATAAACAGTCCTTGGTTACACTCACAATCCCTTGAGTGGCAATCCTTTTAGAAAAGTCCTTTTAGCAATAGTCCATTTCACGATAATCCCTATCGCCTATCATCCTAAAGCATCCTGCTCTCATCCATGATGTTAAGATTCTCGCTTCCTCGACAATCTTGCTATCCTTGGCTTTCCTTCGCCATCCGTATTGCTTAAGTAAGCTCCTTAACTTGAGTTCAGTATACTTACCGCTGCGCCAGAATGTACGCCATCAGAAACAATTGTGAACAGCTTAAATTTCAACCGCAGGCAAGTACACAGTTAACTTATTGAACATTAATGAGATTCAAATATCCGCAGGCGAAAACAGGGGTAATTTCAGGAGAAAGACTCACATGTTTGTAAGCGATCTCTCACAAACGGCTTGGCAAATTGTGAGTAGGCACATCTTAAGGGCTTTATAATGATGTCTGTGATCACACGACCTCCCCCGCGACAGTCGCGGGATAAAGCTGTCATCGACGGCCCGTTAGCCACTGGGCCAACATCACCCAGTCGGCAAAGAAGCTGTATAAGGGGTACTCGAAGGTTGCGGGCCGGTTTCGCTCAAACACGAAATGCCCTATCCAGGCTGCGCCATAACCCAGAACAGGCAGCAGCCAGAGCAGCCAATACTTGGCTAGCACTATGGCCACCACCAGGAGCGCGATCACCGACAGGCTACCCACATAATGCAAGGCGCGGCATCTGGGATCCCTATGTTGCGACAGATAGAAGGGATAGAAGTCTTTGAAGTTGGTGTAGCGCTTACTCAATCTCAGGGCTCCGGTAGAAAAGCAGCTCGCCCGGCACGCCACCTATGACGAGGCGCTCGATGGGGGCAAAATCCATGGAGGAAAACAGATGAGCATGATCATCCTGGGTCACATAAACCCCAACCCCTTCGAGCTCTGGTTGCTCGTCGCACCAGCTCATCACCGCCTGGATCAAACGTCTACCTAACCCCTTATGCTGCTCTATCGGTGTGACGGCAATAAACTGCAATATGCCACATTGAGTGCTGGGTAGATGCTCTAGAATCGAAGATTCTTTCTTCATCAGCGCCTGGGTCGACTGCCAGCCGGCGCTCAGCAACATCTTTAGGCGCCAATGCCAGTATCTGGCCTCCCCCAATGGCACCTGCTGGGTCACGATACAGGCCAAGCCAATCAGGCGCTCCTCCTCAAACAGGCCGATCAATGCCTGCTCCTCTTGCCATAGGGTGTGCAGTTCCTCGCGAATGGCACCGCGTAACTTCTGCTCATATTGCGCCTTGTCTCCCTTATGTAGGGCGGCAATAAAGAAGGGGTCATCATGGTAGGCGTTATAGAGAATCGAGGCGGCGACGCGTAGGTCTTCGGCGGTTAAATAGACAGCTTTATAGGTTTCGTTAACAGGTGGGGTAGCTGTTGTCATCATTGCTGTTATTCCTTGATCCAGATCAACATGGTCCAATGTAACAAGCTTGTAAAAAAGTGCAAACTTTAATCGATTCGAAACTTTATCAATTTATCGCATACTAAATAGAAGCACCTCATCACCAACTAGCGAGGGATAAGATGGACATCACACAACCGGATTTAGCCACCCTATTTGACCAACTCGGCCTGCCGAGTGAACCCGATGCCGTTGAGGCTTTCATCAAGCAGCATTCCATCGCCGCGGAGATCCATATCGCCGAGGCCCCCTTTTGGACCCAGGCCCAGAGGCATTTTTTAGCCGAAGCCTTAGCAGAAGATGCCATGTGGACAGAGGTGATCGATCACCTCGATGCCCAG is a window from the Shewanella loihica PV-4 genome containing:
- a CDS encoding DUF962 domain-containing protein yields the protein MSKRYTNFKDFYPFYLSQHRDPRCRALHYVGSLSVIALLVVAIVLAKYWLLWLLPVLGYGAAWIGHFVFERNRPATFEYPLYSFFADWVMLAQWLTGRR
- a CDS encoding DUF2789 domain-containing protein, with protein sequence MDITQPDLATLFDQLGLPSEPDAVEAFIKQHSIAAEIHIAEAPFWTQAQRHFLAEALAEDAMWTEVIDHLDAQLRT
- a CDS encoding GNAT family N-acetyltransferase, which translates into the protein MMTTATPPVNETYKAVYLTAEDLRVAASILYNAYHDDPFFIAALHKGDKAQYEQKLRGAIREELHTLWQEEQALIGLFEEERLIGLACIVTQQVPLGEARYWHWRLKMLLSAGWQSTQALMKKESSILEHLPSTQCGILQFIAVTPIEQHKGLGRRLIQAVMSWCDEQPELEGVGVYVTQDDHAHLFSSMDFAPIERLVIGGVPGELLFYRSPEIE